A single window of Pectobacterium parmentieri DNA harbors:
- a CDS encoding efflux RND transporter periplasmic adaptor subunit, with amino-acid sequence MTERNTTAAQTEQDTRLVLLAELLQLQSRARARETLDELAFFIVNETHNLVKYRQALLWDCDKRRLQAASGLASLDHNAPFCTEFSRLCRQWREEGRQTQALSFRDLPTDDRQLWQEHLPEFLLWLPLRVAQGDAPLVLVLARDSAWLPAEIILLEKLADAYAHAWLSLCKVRRRQVKTSPKKRRLIVAALVALVLILLLPVRQSVLAPAEIVAHRPVMVRAPVAGVVDDILVRPNQTVSANQPLVRLDVRELENRLESARQAFATADAQYRQAQQQALFDANSKASLAVLQSRREQAQSDMDFLQRQQERMQLVSPRDGVAILDDASDWIGRSVAVGERIMMIADPHDVELEIQLPAADAIALENGADVRLFLNVAPNSAQEARLEQIGYRAAPTPDNVMAYRLRARFTQDDPQLRVGLKGTAKLYGKRTVLFVYLLRKPLASLRVWLGV; translated from the coding sequence ATGACCGAACGGAACACGACCGCAGCACAAACTGAACAGGATACCCGGCTGGTGCTGCTGGCCGAACTGTTACAGTTGCAAAGCCGCGCCAGAGCGCGAGAAACGCTGGATGAACTGGCGTTTTTTATCGTCAATGAAACGCACAATCTGGTGAAATATCGTCAGGCGCTGCTGTGGGATTGCGATAAACGGCGTTTGCAGGCCGCGTCTGGGCTGGCCTCGCTCGATCACAATGCGCCGTTTTGCACCGAATTTAGCCGCCTGTGTCGGCAGTGGCGGGAAGAAGGACGTCAAACGCAGGCGCTCAGTTTTCGGGATTTGCCCACAGACGATCGCCAACTGTGGCAGGAGCATCTGCCGGAATTTTTACTCTGGTTACCGCTGCGCGTGGCACAAGGTGATGCGCCGCTGGTGCTGGTGTTAGCACGGGACAGCGCATGGTTGCCTGCCGAAATCATCCTGTTGGAAAAGCTGGCAGACGCCTATGCACATGCATGGTTAAGCCTGTGTAAAGTGCGCCGTCGTCAGGTCAAAACCAGTCCGAAAAAACGCCGTCTGATTGTTGCCGCGCTGGTGGCGCTAGTGCTGATCTTATTGCTCCCCGTTCGTCAGTCGGTGCTGGCTCCGGCGGAGATCGTCGCCCATCGTCCGGTGATGGTTCGCGCTCCTGTCGCGGGCGTGGTGGATGACATTCTGGTTCGGCCCAATCAAACCGTTAGCGCTAACCAACCGCTGGTGAGGCTGGACGTGCGCGAACTGGAAAATCGGCTGGAATCGGCTCGGCAGGCTTTTGCGACTGCCGATGCCCAATACCGTCAGGCACAGCAACAGGCGTTGTTTGATGCCAACAGTAAAGCCAGTCTGGCCGTGCTGCAAAGCCGCCGCGAACAGGCGCAGAGCGACATGGATTTTCTGCAACGTCAGCAGGAACGTATGCAGCTTGTTTCCCCGCGTGACGGCGTGGCGATTCTGGATGATGCCAGTGACTGGATTGGGCGCTCGGTAGCGGTCGGCGAACGTATCATGATGATCGCCGATCCACACGATGTGGAACTGGAGATCCAATTGCCTGCGGCGGATGCGATTGCGCTGGAAAACGGCGCGGATGTCCGCCTGTTCCTCAATGTGGCACCGAATTCAGCACAAGAAGCGCGACTTGAACAGATCGGCTATCGCGCCGCCCCGACGCCGGATAATGTGATGGCCTATCGGCTGCGCGCGCGTTTTACGCAGGATGATCCGCAGCTTCGGGTGGGCCTGAAAGGCACGGCTAAGCTATACGGAAAACGCACGGTGCTGTTTGTTTATCTGCTACGTAAACCGCTGGCATCCCTGCGCGTTTGGTTAGGTGTCTAA